Proteins from one Listeria weihenstephanensis genomic window:
- a CDS encoding WXG100 family type VII secretion target, whose translation MSGQIRMSPAELRDRSKTYGRKGQDIEQILRELEQLQEQLRGEWEGEAFRKFDDQFQQLKPKVTDFSNLMHQIEQQLAKTANAVEENDANLSRNFGLN comes from the coding sequence ATGTCAGGACAAATTAGAATGAGTCCCGCTGAGTTACGCGATCGTTCAAAAACATACGGACGTAAGGGACAAGACATCGAACAAATTTTAAGAGAATTAGAGCAATTGCAAGAACAATTACGTGGTGAATGGGAAGGGGAAGCGTTCCGTAAGTTTGACGATCAGTTCCAACAACTGAAGCCAAAAGTAACGGATTTCTCCAATTTAATGCATCAAATCGAGCAACAATTAGCAAAAACAGCAAATGCAGTGGAAGAGAACGATGCAAACCTTTCACGCAATTTCGGCTTGAACTAA
- a CDS encoding thioredoxin family protein, which translates to MILLTVVALALFILGVQLIIDTHTKNLADTKAEANEQPLRAIGNSGMKAIFEDKKTGYVYIGRPTCPDCEPFQKKLVKALEATDRQAFYYNTDKAREADKNYTAIIKQMGVRVVPTLIYYTRGLETDRYKGDLDDQAEMETWLKSQK; encoded by the coding sequence GTGATTTTGCTGACTGTGGTTGCGTTAGCGCTTTTTATTCTTGGGGTGCAGTTAATTATTGATACGCATACGAAGAATTTGGCGGATACGAAGGCCGAGGCTAATGAGCAGCCTTTAAGAGCGATTGGGAACAGTGGCATGAAAGCGATTTTTGAGGATAAGAAAACAGGGTATGTGTATATTGGGCGGCCGACTTGTCCTGATTGCGAGCCATTTCAAAAGAAACTTGTGAAGGCACTGGAAGCAACGGATCGGCAGGCTTTTTATTATAATACGGATAAGGCTAGGGAGGCTGACAAGAACTACACAGCGATCATTAAGCAGATGGGTGTCAGAGTGGTTCCGACGTTGATTTATTACACACGCGGCCTTGAGACGGATCGTTATAAGGGTGATTTGGATGACCAAGCGGAAATGGAAACATGGTTGAAGAGTCAAAAATAG
- a CDS encoding Crp/Fnr family transcriptional regulator: protein MYVADLVKNFNGEKLIEKITEMEIPHKTASFKKNELIVEEGKIDTHFYVVESGLISFSLTNSDKLPVITRFMNSNNWFGSSNFLLDSPFQFNVTALRDTKIRIYNRNDILRLFQTDSDGFWFLYFDGYNQVHERNALIEIAHHDPRRRLISALLYIANTVGIKTDDGISFPRGITQNHLALVSQVPRTRANVELQKLRELDIIRLKPKPTVILDILKLREQLEIHRTPRNNS, encoded by the coding sequence ATGTATGTTGCTGATTTAGTAAAAAATTTTAATGGTGAGAAATTAATTGAAAAAATTACAGAAATGGAAATTCCACACAAAACAGCGAGTTTCAAGAAAAACGAGTTAATTGTCGAGGAAGGAAAAATTGATACTCACTTTTACGTCGTCGAATCTGGCCTTATTTCATTCAGCTTGACGAACTCTGATAAGTTACCAGTTATTACTCGCTTTATGAATAGTAACAATTGGTTTGGAAGTTCTAATTTTTTGTTAGACTCTCCTTTTCAATTTAATGTAACAGCTTTACGAGACACAAAGATACGTATTTACAACCGCAATGATATCCTACGTCTTTTCCAAACGGATTCTGATGGTTTTTGGTTCCTTTATTTTGATGGGTACAACCAAGTGCATGAACGAAATGCTTTAATTGAGATTGCCCACCATGACCCGAGACGCCGCCTTATTTCTGCTTTGCTTTACATAGCGAATACGGTGGGAATCAAAACGGACGATGGCATTAGCTTTCCACGTGGCATTACGCAAAATCATTTAGCCTTAGTTTCGCAAGTACCAAGAACTAGAGCCAATGTCGAGCTACAAAAACTAAGAGAACTTGACATCATCCGACTAAAACCAAAACCAACTGTCATTCTGGACATCCTGAAACTTCGTGAACAGTTAGAAATCCACCGCACACCTCGTAATAATTCATAA
- a CDS encoding WXG100 family type VII secretion target, whose translation MSGQIRMSPAELRDRSKTYGRKGQDIEQILRELEQLQEQLRGEWEGEAFRKFDDQFQQLKPKVTDFSNLMHQIEQQLAKTANAVEENDANLSRNFGLN comes from the coding sequence ATGTCAGGACAAATTAGAATGAGTCCCGCTGAGCTACGCGATCGTTCAAAAACTTATGGACGTAAGGGACAAGACATCGAACAAATTTTAAGAGAATTAGAGCAATTGCAAGAACAATTACGTGGTGAATGGGAAGGGGAAGCGTTCCGTAAGTTTGACGATCAGTTCCAACAACTGAAGCCAAAAGTAACGGACTTCTCGAATCTAATGCACCAAATTGAGCAACAATTAGCAAAAACAGCAAATGCAGTGGAAGAGAACGATGCAAACCTTTCGCGCAATTTTGGCTTGAACTAA
- a CDS encoding GNAT family N-acetyltransferase, translated as MEIKQWLKYDIIPYEILLLADPDIPTIDRYFFESDVFLLQDGTYVSGVICIKSKEKAAEIMNIAIAPEYQGHKYGTQLLEHAIHHVTSLHKDQIITKTANSSIQALAFYQKLGFRMIAIIPDFFTKHYSDPIWENGILAQDQIVLSRLIDT; from the coding sequence ATGGAGATCAAACAGTGGTTAAAGTATGATATAATACCTTATGAGATCTTACTTCTAGCCGATCCAGATATCCCTACCATCGATCGTTACTTCTTTGAGTCAGATGTTTTTTTGTTGCAAGATGGCACCTATGTTTCTGGTGTTATTTGTATCAAAAGCAAAGAAAAAGCAGCTGAAATTATGAATATTGCCATCGCGCCTGAATATCAAGGCCATAAATATGGAACACAACTTTTGGAACATGCCATCCATCACGTCACATCCTTACACAAAGATCAAATTATCACCAAAACAGCTAATTCCAGTATCCAAGCTTTGGCTTTTTATCAAAAACTAGGTTTTAGAATGATTGCTATTATTCCAGACTTTTTTACGAAGCATTATTCTGATCCGATTTGGGAAAATGGAATTCTTGCCCAAGATCAAATTGTTTTATCTCGATTAATCGATACATAA